The Agromyces mariniharenae genome includes a window with the following:
- the speB gene encoding agmatinase → MTTERNIIGQREDPDLPRYAGIATFALLPRLEEVDHADVAVVGIPFDSGTSFRPGARFGPAHIREHSRQLHPYHQFHESFPFRDQQVADAGDVGVGPYGIEQAVEEIHSTVARLIEGGSRILALGGDHTIALPLLRAAAAVHGPLAVLHFDAHLDTWDTLHGAAIWHGSPFRRAAEEGLLDFEHCQHVGIRGGVYGPDELADDRRVGFESIRSEEFQHRSIESIADQVRRRLGSGPVYVSIDIDVLDPSQAPGTGTPEVAGITTRELFAVLRQLRGLRIVGGDVVEVAPAYDHAGITGLAAAHTAWEVLALMGLWGPAGDRSGGAAQE, encoded by the coding sequence GTGACGACGGAGCGGAACATCATCGGCCAGCGCGAGGATCCGGACCTGCCGCGGTACGCGGGGATCGCCACGTTCGCCCTGCTGCCGAGGCTCGAGGAGGTCGACCACGCTGACGTCGCCGTCGTCGGCATCCCGTTCGACTCCGGCACCAGCTTCCGGCCCGGGGCCCGATTCGGCCCGGCGCACATCCGGGAGCACTCCCGCCAGCTGCATCCGTACCACCAGTTCCACGAGTCGTTCCCGTTCCGCGACCAGCAGGTGGCCGACGCCGGCGACGTCGGCGTCGGGCCCTACGGCATCGAGCAGGCCGTCGAGGAGATCCACTCCACGGTCGCGCGGCTCATCGAGGGCGGCTCGAGGATCCTCGCGCTCGGAGGCGACCACACGATCGCGCTGCCCCTGCTGCGGGCGGCCGCCGCCGTGCACGGGCCGCTGGCGGTCCTGCACTTCGATGCGCACCTCGACACCTGGGACACGCTGCACGGCGCCGCGATCTGGCACGGATCGCCCTTCCGGCGTGCCGCCGAGGAGGGGCTGCTCGACTTCGAGCACTGCCAGCACGTCGGCATCCGCGGCGGCGTCTACGGCCCCGACGAGCTCGCCGACGACCGCCGCGTCGGGTTCGAGTCGATCCGGAGCGAGGAGTTCCAGCACCGGTCGATCGAGAGCATCGCCGACCAGGTCCGTCGGCGGCTCGGATCCGGCCCGGTCTACGTCTCGATCGACATCGACGTGCTGGATCCGTCGCAGGCGCCGGGAACGGGTACGCCCGAGGTCGCCGGGATCACCACGCGCGAGCTCTTCGCCGTGCTCCGGCAGCTGCGCGGGCTCCGGATCGTCGGCGGCGATGTGGTCGAGGTCGCGCCGGCGTACGACCACGCGGGCATCACCGGACTCGCCGCGGCCCACACGGCGTGGGAGGTGCTCGCGCTGATGGGGCTCTGGGGCCCGGCCGGCGACCGCAGTGGAGGCGCAGCACAGGAGTGA
- a CDS encoding class I adenylate-forming enzyme family protein gives MGTYSGAELRQPATPSDLLRAGLERDPNGLALVSARARLSWQALEDVTERVASGYLELGLEPGDRIASLMPNRYELIVHYLACFKAGLVATPLNYRYTVAEIDHALGISGARMLLAHVERDEDLAASERVAQLPLGTIGYREAEHGGAAFQELLERGGPARPLEPPEPTAPAVIFFTSGSTGPPKGVTHTQRTLGWMFATAAAALEFGPGDLVLAGSSLSHVGAFYVSFGALSAGAGIAVARTFDGDELLALLRDDRPTVLSMLPSALFALTRDHGATQEDFSSLRLCRAAGDKVSAQLEREFIALSGTTIDEAYGLSETGLVSVSPPAEIRIGSVGLAAPGVSLSIRDDLGAEVEVGGEGRAWIKTKGACVGYWGDAAATDAAFADGWLDTGDVLRADHDGFLYFTGRRKQIIVHDGSNISPQEIEDVLLEHPSVDSVGVVGIHDEVHGENVRAYITLREGCERPPDVELIRFARAKIGYKAPEEIVVLDEMPSTATGKVDRMGLKRMAERSVHGLSRR, from the coding sequence GTGGGGACCTACTCCGGAGCAGAGCTGCGACAGCCGGCAACGCCGAGCGACCTGCTGCGTGCCGGTCTCGAGCGCGATCCGAACGGGCTCGCGCTCGTCTCGGCGCGGGCGCGCCTGTCGTGGCAGGCGCTCGAGGACGTGACCGAACGGGTCGCATCCGGGTACCTCGAGCTCGGCCTGGAGCCGGGTGACCGGATCGCGTCGCTCATGCCCAACCGGTACGAACTCATCGTCCACTACCTCGCCTGCTTCAAGGCGGGCCTGGTGGCGACCCCGCTCAACTACCGCTACACGGTGGCCGAGATCGACCACGCGCTCGGCATCAGCGGCGCACGGATGCTGCTCGCCCACGTCGAGCGCGACGAAGACCTGGCGGCAAGCGAGCGGGTGGCGCAGCTCCCGCTGGGCACGATCGGCTACCGGGAGGCCGAGCATGGCGGGGCCGCGTTCCAGGAGTTGCTGGAGCGCGGTGGGCCGGCCAGGCCGCTGGAGCCACCGGAGCCCACCGCGCCCGCGGTCATCTTCTTCACGTCGGGGAGCACGGGACCCCCGAAAGGCGTCACGCACACGCAACGGACGCTCGGCTGGATGTTCGCGACCGCTGCGGCAGCGCTCGAGTTCGGCCCCGGTGACCTCGTGCTGGCCGGATCTTCGCTCTCGCACGTCGGCGCCTTCTACGTGTCGTTCGGGGCGCTGAGTGCCGGTGCGGGCATCGCCGTCGCCCGCACGTTCGACGGAGACGAGCTGCTTGCGCTCCTGCGCGACGATCGCCCCACCGTGCTCTCGATGCTGCCGTCGGCCCTCTTCGCACTGACCCGTGACCACGGTGCCACGCAGGAGGACTTCTCGTCCCTCCGCCTGTGCCGGGCCGCTGGCGACAAGGTGTCCGCCCAACTCGAACGCGAGTTCATCGCGCTCAGCGGAACCACGATCGACGAGGCCTACGGGCTGTCGGAGACCGGGCTCGTGAGCGTGAGTCCACCTGCCGAGATCAGGATCGGCTCAGTCGGCCTGGCCGCACCCGGCGTCTCGCTCTCGATCCGTGACGACCTCGGCGCCGAGGTCGAGGTCGGGGGCGAGGGTCGCGCGTGGATCAAGACCAAGGGCGCCTGCGTCGGCTACTGGGGTGACGCCGCCGCGACGGATGCCGCCTTCGCCGACGGATGGCTCGACACGGGCGACGTCCTCCGCGCGGATCACGACGGCTTCCTCTACTTCACGGGTCGCCGGAAGCAGATCATCGTGCACGACGGATCGAACATCAGCCCGCAGGAGATCGAGGACGTCCTGCTGGAGCATCCCAGCGTCGACAGCGTCGGGGTCGTCGGAATCCATGACGAGGTCCACGGAGAGAACGTGCGCGCGTACATCACACTGCGTGAGGGCTGCGAGCGGCCCCCCGACGTCGAGCTGATCCGCTTCGCGCGAGCGAAGATCGGCTACAAGGCACCCGAGGAGATCGTCGTGCTCGACGAGATGCCGTCGACCGCGACCGGAAAGGTCGACCGCATGGGCCTGAAGCGGATGGCGGAGCGCTCGGTGCACGGGCTCTCGCGTCGGTGA
- the dcd gene encoding dCTP deaminase: MLLSDRDIRAELDRERIRLEPYEPGMIQPSSIDVRLDRYFRLFDNHKYPFIDPAEDQPELTHLIEVRPEEPFILHPGEFVLASTFEAVTLPDDVAARLEGKSSLGRLGLLTHSTAGFIDPGFTGHVTLELSNVATLPIKLWPGMKIGQMCFFRLSSPAEKPYGSADYSSRYQGQRGPTASRSFQNFHRTDVGVTEAGSAGR; the protein is encoded by the coding sequence ATGCTGCTCTCGGATCGTGACATCAGGGCGGAGCTCGATCGCGAGCGCATCCGGCTCGAGCCGTACGAGCCCGGGATGATCCAGCCGTCGTCGATCGACGTGCGACTCGACCGGTACTTCCGGCTGTTCGACAACCACAAGTACCCGTTCATCGACCCCGCCGAGGACCAGCCCGAGCTCACCCACCTCATCGAGGTGCGGCCCGAGGAGCCGTTCATCCTGCACCCGGGGGAGTTCGTGCTGGCGTCGACCTTCGAGGCGGTCACGCTGCCCGACGACGTCGCGGCGCGCCTCGAGGGCAAGAGCTCGCTCGGCCGGCTCGGCCTGCTGACGCACTCCACGGCCGGCTTCATCGACCCGGGGTTCACCGGCCACGTCACCCTTGAGTTGAGCAACGTCGCGACGCTGCCGATCAAGCTCTGGCCGGGCATGAAGATCGGCCAGATGTGCTTCTTCCGGCTCTCGTCGCCGGCCGAGAAGCCCTACGGCTCGGCCGACTACTCGAGCCGTTACCAAGGGCAGCGCGGGCCGACCGCGTCGCGGTCGTTCCAGAACTTCCACCGCACCGACGTCGGCGTGACCGAGGCCGGGTCCGCCGGGCGCTGA
- a CDS encoding glycosyltransferase has product MPEVILAHDYLVQVGGAERVVAEWAAGFGARRIVTLAHAPGSTFDEFDDLDVRATIPSAFANQVEWMLPALPSIAARTIVDGGDVALVSSSGWAHRFRFEIPHVVYVHSPARWLYAADDYRMRLSRVRRAGLTLSTPLLKRGDLEAMRRAGAVVANSAVTRERIRTCYGIESIVVHPPVEPVAPVAVAPDRELPAEFAVIVARDRGYKNVGLAVAAARLADLPIVIVGSGSQALDEPESGVFGLGRIGDAELCWLYRHAAVVIGAGREDFGLTVVEASLEGTPAATVAAGGYLETVDPGVNGFHAASETPAGLAEAILLARRLDAEACRAWGRTFGRDHHVARLTDVIEGVVQRA; this is encoded by the coding sequence GTGCCCGAGGTGATCCTCGCCCACGACTACCTCGTGCAGGTGGGCGGCGCGGAGCGCGTCGTGGCGGAGTGGGCGGCCGGATTCGGCGCGCGACGCATCGTGACGCTGGCCCATGCGCCCGGATCGACCTTCGACGAGTTCGACGACCTCGACGTGCGTGCGACGATCCCGAGCGCCTTCGCGAACCAGGTGGAGTGGATGCTGCCGGCCCTGCCGTCGATCGCGGCGCGCACCATCGTCGACGGCGGCGACGTCGCGCTCGTGTCGAGCAGCGGCTGGGCGCACCGCTTCCGATTCGAGATCCCGCACGTCGTCTACGTGCACAGTCCGGCACGCTGGCTGTACGCCGCCGACGACTACCGGATGCGTCTCAGCCGCGTTCGGCGCGCCGGCCTGACCCTCAGCACGCCGCTGCTCAAGCGTGGCGACCTCGAGGCGATGCGCCGGGCGGGCGCAGTCGTCGCGAACTCGGCGGTCACGCGGGAGCGGATCCGCACCTGCTACGGCATCGAGTCGATCGTCGTGCATCCGCCGGTCGAGCCCGTCGCGCCGGTCGCCGTCGCGCCCGATCGGGAGCTCCCCGCCGAGTTCGCCGTCATCGTCGCCCGCGACCGCGGCTACAAGAACGTGGGCCTCGCCGTCGCGGCGGCACGCCTCGCGGACCTGCCCATCGTGATCGTCGGATCGGGATCCCAGGCGCTCGACGAGCCCGAGTCCGGCGTCTTCGGGCTGGGCCGCATCGGCGACGCCGAGCTCTGCTGGCTGTACCGCCATGCCGCGGTGGTCATCGGCGCCGGACGCGAGGACTTCGGCCTCACCGTCGTCGAGGCGTCGCTCGAGGGCACCCCGGCGGCGACCGTCGCGGCGGGCGGCTACCTCGAGACCGTGGATCCCGGCGTGAACGGCTTCCACGCGGCATCCGAGACCCCGGCCGGGCTCGCGGAGGCGATCCTGCTGGCGCGCCGGCTCGACGCAGAGGCGTGCCGGGCCTGGGGTCGCACCTTCGGACGCGACCATCACGTCGCGCGCCTCACCGACGTGATCGAAGGGGTGGTGCAGCGGGCGTGA
- a CDS encoding nucleotidyltransferase family protein, which produces MSESRVDVPLPVRLRFGHAAVQHLADSIGVDLLHIKGAAVDPALRPSGYAGTDVDVMVRPDHFARLDAALRANGWILYTTFASGSPFGHAQTYLHDAWGYIDVHRFFPGIRVAPGPAFERLWNDRHRIEIAGIGCNVPDVPAQALVLILNAARAGSAARYDLAAVWRDAPDERRVGITSLVDDLDAHVAFAAAVGELEQYRGARDYRLWKVVSSGGSRTEEWWARVRAAPTLSQSLLVIARAPLVNVDHLAARLGRRPTRREVVAEFFGRPARAIGEAWQGMQRRGARR; this is translated from the coding sequence GTGAGCGAGTCTCGAGTCGACGTTCCACTTCCGGTGCGCCTGCGATTCGGACATGCCGCCGTGCAGCACCTCGCGGACTCGATCGGGGTCGACCTGCTGCACATCAAGGGCGCCGCGGTGGATCCTGCGCTGCGGCCGAGCGGCTACGCGGGTACCGATGTCGACGTGATGGTGCGTCCCGACCACTTCGCTCGCCTCGACGCCGCGCTGCGCGCGAACGGGTGGATCCTCTACACGACCTTCGCGTCGGGTTCGCCGTTCGGCCATGCCCAGACCTACCTCCACGACGCGTGGGGGTACATCGACGTCCATCGCTTCTTCCCCGGCATCCGCGTCGCGCCGGGGCCGGCGTTCGAACGCCTGTGGAACGACCGGCACCGCATCGAGATCGCCGGCATCGGATGCAACGTCCCCGACGTGCCTGCGCAGGCGCTCGTGCTCATCCTCAACGCGGCTCGTGCGGGATCGGCCGCGCGGTACGACCTGGCGGCCGTCTGGCGGGATGCTCCTGACGAGCGCCGTGTCGGGATCACGTCGCTCGTCGACGACCTCGATGCCCACGTGGCGTTCGCCGCCGCCGTCGGCGAGCTCGAGCAGTATCGCGGAGCGCGCGACTACCGATTGTGGAAGGTGGTGTCCTCGGGCGGCAGCCGCACCGAGGAGTGGTGGGCGCGGGTTCGGGCGGCGCCCACCCTTTCGCAGTCCCTGCTCGTGATCGCTCGCGCGCCGCTCGTGAACGTCGACCACCTGGCTGCCCGCCTCGGGCGCCGCCCGACGCGCCGCGAAGTCGTCGCGGAGTTCTTCGGCCGGCCCGCACGGGCGATCGGCGAAGCGTGGCAGGGGATGCAGCGGCGAGGGGCGCGACGATGA
- a CDS encoding PqqD family protein — protein MTGLRPAPGVAHVDDGEIVYAAVLPAGPIVVLDGGAAAIWVAACDGSRASIAERVAEATGASISDVRDDVEAFVEELLARGLLVEASA, from the coding sequence ATGACCGGCCTCCGGCCGGCGCCCGGGGTGGCGCACGTCGACGACGGCGAGATCGTCTACGCGGCCGTGCTGCCCGCCGGACCGATCGTCGTCCTCGACGGCGGTGCCGCGGCCATCTGGGTCGCGGCATGCGACGGGTCGAGGGCATCCATCGCCGAGCGCGTCGCGGAGGCGACCGGAGCCTCGATCTCGGACGTCCGCGACGACGTCGAGGCGTTCGTGGAGGAGCTGCTCGCCCGCGGGCTGCTCGTCGAGGCGTCCGCCTGA
- a CDS encoding O-antigen ligase family protein has protein sequence MASTSTRAEIWRERIADLWANAWRWVLMAFGAVTATYLLLEQGVQNGSMLAIVVSVFVIGAALSGSMPLAIVLLSMPLLLIPQRIGIGGGDLSVSDAALAAAFGAAVLLGKRPFSKPLRSLLWINLFYQFTTLFTVIVNPYLANTVEWFHAWLLVSGALVVGWAVGAGGYARLGLSLIVVTACVMAALTVVQGVLQVATGNFGPAYPLWPIELHKNFVGTVVAFAAIVAYLNPDWVGWKKAHASFAFWLLVAALLFAQSRQALIGLMAAIIVAVLRRSTTRRSRLVLLLLIPAGWLVVNMVVEQLGSENRHNSVLQRLDWFKEVYAYWLEAPVFGHGLRYWYTEGAIPYQPPQAEMEMLASAGIIGLVGFLVMWIGVIVVLWRVDPRFGTLAVAVVLCRFVQAQFDLFWIAAQVSIPFVIAGICLGAMAREGTRDPDLVGDELRSDAALRRLPVS, from the coding sequence ATGGCTTCGACGAGCACGCGCGCGGAGATCTGGCGGGAGCGCATCGCCGATCTCTGGGCCAACGCGTGGCGTTGGGTGCTCATGGCGTTCGGCGCCGTCACGGCGACGTACCTACTGCTCGAGCAGGGTGTGCAGAACGGGTCCATGCTCGCGATCGTGGTCTCCGTCTTCGTCATCGGCGCGGCCCTCAGCGGCTCGATGCCGCTCGCCATCGTCCTGCTCTCCATGCCGCTCCTGCTGATCCCGCAGCGCATCGGGATCGGGGGCGGCGACCTCTCGGTCTCCGACGCGGCGCTCGCCGCGGCGTTCGGAGCAGCGGTGCTCCTCGGGAAGCGTCCATTCAGCAAGCCGCTGCGGAGCCTGCTCTGGATCAACCTCTTCTACCAGTTCACGACGCTCTTCACCGTGATCGTCAACCCGTACCTGGCGAACACGGTGGAGTGGTTCCACGCCTGGCTCCTGGTCTCGGGCGCCCTCGTCGTGGGGTGGGCGGTCGGCGCCGGTGGGTACGCGCGACTCGGGCTCTCGCTCATCGTCGTCACGGCGTGCGTGATGGCCGCGCTCACGGTGGTCCAGGGCGTGCTCCAGGTCGCCACCGGCAACTTCGGGCCGGCGTACCCCCTGTGGCCGATCGAACTGCACAAGAACTTCGTCGGGACGGTCGTGGCCTTCGCGGCGATCGTGGCGTACCTCAATCCCGACTGGGTGGGCTGGAAGAAGGCGCACGCGAGCTTCGCATTCTGGCTGCTCGTCGCCGCCCTCCTGTTCGCCCAGTCCCGCCAGGCGCTCATCGGCCTGATGGCGGCGATCATCGTGGCGGTGCTGCGCCGCAGCACGACACGGCGTTCGCGCCTGGTGCTGCTCCTCCTGATCCCCGCGGGCTGGCTCGTCGTCAACATGGTGGTGGAGCAGCTCGGCTCCGAGAACCGCCACAACTCGGTGCTCCAGCGGCTGGACTGGTTCAAGGAGGTCTACGCGTACTGGCTCGAGGCTCCGGTCTTCGGCCACGGGCTGCGGTACTGGTACACCGAGGGCGCGATCCCCTACCAGCCGCCGCAGGCCGAGATGGAGATGCTGGCGTCGGCCGGCATCATCGGGCTCGTCGGCTTCCTCGTGATGTGGATCGGCGTCATCGTCGTCCTCTGGCGGGTGGACCCGCGGTTCGGCACGCTGGCGGTCGCCGTCGTGCTCTGCCGGTTCGTGCAGGCGCAGTTCGACCTGTTCTGGATCGCCGCGCAGGTCTCGATCCCGTTCGTCATCGCCGGCATCTGCCTCGGCGCGATGGCACGGGAGGGCACCCGAGATCCCGATCTCGTCGGTGACGAACTGAGATCGGATGCCGCGCTGCGGCGTCTTCCGGTGAGCTAG
- a CDS encoding polysaccharide biosynthesis tyrosine autokinase — MELRDYLRGLRRHWIAILLMTLIGVGAGYAWTLVQTPVYTAGASGYVASRQTEDIGTSTLGDTLARSRVQSYLDIAGWRSVAENAIEELGLDTTPEALVERIEVSNPADTVILKISAEADTPEGARDLAEAWISAMIVEIDAIEGDGSRGSAAVTVVAGDSASLPTTPSFPDVQTAVIVGGVLGLGFGIAFAMIRTVSDRRIRAAEDVESKTGVAVVGTIPIVPGLDDESRLVDPKESGSTGKNGTFAVTEALRALRTNLQFMDVDHPPKTIVVTSPLPGDGKSTIACNLALTLAAAGTTVVLVDGDLRRSMVAKTMGLPGGAGLSDVLAGRAALAEVLQRTSRSNNLLVLAAGSVPPNPSEVLGSERMHTLIADLTKHATVIIDAPPLLPVTDGAVLTHQADGALVVVTLRKTTYDLLDKALDTLRKARGRPLGIVLNKAPLRGADATAYSYEYRREYTPASKAKGDEVPVVPAGTSTEVPPVLDDELEPETTPAARRGRRS; from the coding sequence ATGGAGCTTCGCGACTACCTGCGCGGACTGCGCAGGCATTGGATCGCCATCCTCCTGATGACGCTCATCGGCGTCGGCGCGGGCTACGCCTGGACGTTGGTGCAGACGCCCGTCTACACGGCGGGCGCGAGCGGGTACGTCGCCTCACGGCAGACGGAGGACATCGGAACGTCCACGCTCGGCGACACGCTCGCCCGGTCGCGCGTGCAGTCCTACCTCGACATCGCCGGCTGGCGGTCGGTCGCCGAGAACGCCATCGAGGAGCTCGGACTCGACACCACCCCCGAGGCGCTCGTGGAGCGGATCGAGGTCTCCAACCCGGCCGACACGGTCATCCTGAAGATCAGCGCGGAGGCCGACACGCCCGAGGGTGCGCGCGATCTCGCCGAGGCGTGGATCAGCGCGATGATCGTCGAGATCGACGCGATCGAGGGCGACGGCTCCAGGGGCTCGGCCGCCGTCACGGTCGTGGCCGGCGACTCCGCGTCGCTTCCGACGACGCCGTCGTTCCCCGATGTGCAGACGGCCGTCATCGTCGGCGGCGTGCTCGGCCTCGGCTTCGGCATCGCGTTCGCGATGATCCGAACGGTCTCCGACCGTCGCATCCGGGCGGCGGAGGACGTCGAGTCGAAGACCGGCGTCGCGGTCGTCGGAACCATCCCGATCGTGCCGGGCCTCGACGACGAATCCCGCCTGGTCGACCCGAAGGAGTCGGGGAGCACGGGCAAGAACGGCACGTTCGCGGTCACGGAGGCGCTGAGGGCGCTGCGCACGAACCTGCAGTTCATGGACGTCGACCACCCGCCGAAGACCATCGTCGTCACGAGCCCGCTGCCGGGCGACGGCAAGTCCACCATCGCGTGCAACCTCGCGCTGACGCTCGCGGCTGCCGGAACCACGGTGGTCCTGGTCGACGGCGACCTGCGCCGTTCGATGGTCGCGAAGACCATGGGCCTGCCTGGCGGAGCCGGGCTCAGCGACGTGCTCGCCGGGCGCGCAGCCCTCGCCGAGGTCCTGCAGCGCACCTCCAGGTCGAACAACCTGCTCGTGCTCGCCGCGGGGAGCGTGCCCCCGAACCCGAGCGAGGTGCTCGGCTCCGAGCGGATGCACACGCTCATCGCCGACCTCACGAAGCACGCCACGGTCATCATCGACGCCCCGCCACTGCTCCCGGTGACCGACGGCGCGGTGCTCACCCACCAGGCCGACGGCGCCCTCGTCGTGGTCACCCTGCGCAAGACCACCTACGACCTGCTCGACAAGGCGCTCGACACGCTCCGCAAGGCGCGTGGTCGTCCCCTCGGCATCGTGCTCAACAAGGCGCCGCTGCGCGGTGCCGACGCGACGGCGTACTCGTACGAGTACCGGCGCGAGTACACCCCCGCATCGAAGGCGAAGGGCGACGAAGTGCCTGTGGTGCCCGCCGGGACCTCCACCGAGGTGCCGCCGGTGCTCGATGACGAGCTCGAGCCCGAGACCACCCCGGCTGCCCGTCGCGGTCGGCGCAGCTGA
- a CDS encoding glycosyltransferase family 4 protein: MATPIARRRDPSAEPGEPVRARIALVASSAYPSPGGVEQHVRHVARELTSRGHAVEVWTVARDGVPSRDVVDDVPVLRLPAPLPARAVRSLSGFVRSAPRAWNAWADAVKAFRPSLLHVQCFGPNGVYALALSRRFRIPLAVSSHGETFMDEDDVFGQSALLRAALRSSFGRAAFVTGCSEYTLADLRARFGLHGGDVVFNGVDALDAPDARDPELDPIAPVGAAGAAPTVLAIGRMVRVKGFDLLLEGFRAASLPQGARLVLGGDGPERRALEASVDRLGLADRVEFLGRLDPDGVARAMAGATLLVVPSRVEAFGIVVLEGWRAGLPVVATDHGGPAEFVSHLRDGYLVDPEDPVALGRALEELLGDPALATRLGDAGAERVTAFTWAATVDAYERLYRERAALPGMSAPR, from the coding sequence ATGGCCACGCCCATTGCCCGCCGTCGCGACCCCAGCGCTGAGCCCGGGGAACCGGTGCGGGCGAGGATCGCCCTGGTCGCGTCATCCGCGTACCCGAGCCCCGGCGGCGTGGAGCAGCACGTGCGGCACGTCGCGCGCGAGCTCACGTCCCGCGGCCACGCCGTCGAGGTGTGGACCGTCGCCCGCGACGGCGTACCGAGCCGCGACGTCGTCGACGACGTGCCCGTGCTCCGTCTGCCCGCGCCGCTCCCGGCGAGGGCGGTTCGGTCGCTCTCGGGCTTCGTCCGGTCCGCCCCGCGCGCCTGGAACGCGTGGGCGGACGCGGTCAAGGCATTCCGGCCGAGCCTCCTGCACGTGCAGTGCTTCGGCCCCAACGGCGTCTACGCGCTCGCGCTGAGCCGCCGCTTCCGGATCCCGCTGGCCGTCAGCTCTCACGGCGAGACCTTCATGGACGAGGACGACGTGTTCGGGCAGTCCGCGCTGCTGCGCGCAGCGCTCAGGTCCTCGTTCGGCCGGGCCGCCTTCGTGACGGGCTGCTCCGAGTACACGCTCGCCGATCTCCGCGCCCGCTTCGGGCTGCACGGGGGAGACGTGGTGTTCAACGGCGTCGACGCGCTCGACGCACCAGACGCGCGCGACCCCGAGCTCGATCCCATCGCGCCCGTCGGGGCGGCCGGAGCCGCTCCCACGGTCCTCGCCATCGGGCGCATGGTCCGCGTGAAGGGGTTCGACCTGCTGCTCGAGGGCTTCCGCGCGGCGTCGCTCCCGCAGGGCGCACGACTCGTGCTCGGCGGAGACGGACCCGAGCGGCGCGCACTCGAGGCATCCGTCGACCGTCTCGGCCTCGCCGACCGCGTGGAGTTCCTCGGCCGCCTCGATCCCGACGGGGTCGCTCGCGCGATGGCGGGCGCGACGCTCCTCGTCGTCCCGAGCCGGGTGGAGGCGTTCGGCATCGTCGTGCTCGAGGGCTGGCGCGCCGGCCTGCCGGTGGTGGCGACCGATCACGGCGGTCCTGCCGAATTCGTCTCGCACCTCCGAGACGGGTATCTCGTCGACCCCGAGGATCCGGTCGCGCTCGGGCGGGCGCTCGAGGAGCTCCTCGGCGATCCGGCGCTGGCGACTCGACTGGGGGATGCCGGCGCCGAACGCGTCACCGCGTTCACCTGGGCTGCCACCGTGGACGCGTACGAGCGGCTCTACCGCGAGCGGGCCGCGCTCCCCGGCATGAGCGCACCGCGATGA